In a genomic window of Thermogemmata fonticola:
- a CDS encoding TolC family protein: MPRSCTRRFLGMTALGMMAGCLLAPVSWSQPPARQGTAAHSLTPSRTAARPDWPHLQRWQQLLPVAAESAPLETLQQPVVEEAETGPELSLGECIALVIERHPHLKAVKASIAASEGGYRALLRFGTVGTLLSPDLEVRKQQAQRGLEGAAGEYQRVHNELVEDTIRLYYTAVYAQQQKAIADEVVEQLQDLIEILENIIKKATTPDELGGLTTEKVLTVKIGLREAKQLQATAIVGRKRAKAALRQLMHVEPDFAFRLKDKELPVMAQMAEVTREKVVQLALARRPELALAAAGVDIFRLEVYAQSRIPFRRVVPTFASGADLHSRDVPQAQRGKEYRPGGIIPEMPTQLVGSKYDRVARALDFSQKAEAMYDNVRSLITLEAENGYLEFELASEKVRLAKEKNDLAIELLKLARKNIPLAKTGREQIYQVEVLAAKAQADYVEAVYQHLLALAALERITAGGITPAFPGRALPSSSPTVPKP; the protein is encoded by the coding sequence ATGCCACGGAGTTGTACGCGCCGCTTCCTCGGAATGACTGCTCTGGGAATGATGGCGGGCTGTCTGTTGGCCCCGGTGAGCTGGAGCCAGCCACCGGCTCGTCAAGGGACCGCCGCCCACTCCCTCACGCCATCACGAACTGCCGCCCGACCGGATTGGCCCCATTTGCAACGCTGGCAGCAACTCCTGCCGGTCGCCGCGGAGTCAGCCCCACTGGAAACCCTTCAGCAACCAGTGGTCGAGGAAGCCGAAACTGGCCCCGAACTGTCCCTGGGAGAGTGCATTGCTCTGGTGATCGAGCGACATCCCCACCTCAAGGCCGTCAAGGCCAGCATTGCTGCCAGCGAAGGAGGCTACCGGGCGTTGCTCCGCTTCGGGACCGTGGGAACCCTGCTCAGCCCGGATTTGGAAGTCCGCAAGCAGCAAGCCCAGCGCGGCCTCGAAGGAGCGGCCGGAGAGTATCAGCGAGTGCACAATGAACTCGTGGAAGACACTATCCGCTTGTATTACACGGCCGTTTATGCCCAGCAGCAAAAGGCCATCGCCGACGAAGTCGTGGAACAACTCCAAGATTTGATCGAAATTTTGGAAAACATCATCAAAAAGGCGACTACGCCGGATGAATTGGGCGGCTTGACCACGGAAAAAGTGCTGACGGTCAAGATCGGCCTGCGTGAAGCCAAGCAGTTACAAGCGACGGCGATCGTGGGGCGCAAGCGGGCCAAGGCAGCCCTGCGGCAACTGATGCACGTCGAGCCAGACTTCGCTTTCCGCCTGAAAGATAAGGAATTGCCAGTCATGGCTCAAATGGCGGAGGTCACGCGGGAGAAGGTGGTGCAACTCGCCTTGGCCCGCCGCCCAGAGCTAGCTTTAGCCGCGGCTGGGGTTGATATTTTCCGCCTGGAAGTGTATGCCCAAAGCCGCATCCCGTTCCGGCGGGTTGTGCCCACCTTCGCCTCCGGGGCTGACCTCCACTCCCGCGACGTACCCCAGGCCCAACGCGGCAAGGAATACCGGCCCGGCGGAATTATCCCGGAGATGCCCACCCAATTAGTCGGAAGCAAATACGATCGGGTCGCCCGTGCGCTGGACTTCAGTCAAAAAGCCGAGGCGATGTATGACAATGTCCGCAGCCTCATCACTCTGGAGGCGGAAAACGGCTACCTGGAATTTGAACTGGCGAGTGAAAAAGTCCGGTTGGCCAAAGAAAAGAACGACCTGGCTATCGAGCTGCTCAAACTGGCCCGGAAAAATATTCCCCTGGCCAAAACGGGACGGGAGCAGATTTACCAGGTGGAAGTGCTGGCAGCCAAGGCCCAAGCCGACTATGTGGAAGCGGTCTATCAACACTTGCTGGCACTGGCCGCTTTGGAACGCATCACCGCGGGAGGAATTACGCCGGCCTTCCCCGGACGGGCACTCCCTTCGTCGAGTCCAACAGTCCCGAAGCCGTAG
- a CDS encoding thiamine phosphate synthase — MEYLLSPGAERAMTAAQSWAARLGSEIVQLTHFILALLDEEEGRVAQLLHRLGLSPDRLREQLLALPPAPPVPSPETLLALARDWSLSCRQDPQVLTDALLLAVLQMDPQYAAAVAPLGLDLPRLQAAVLPASPAPESAAESTPYPLSQAWPSPLPPPPSETSPRATTTSPTAESAPPPAPQLTLEPIQNAPSYPPPDASSVSSTSVLISPASAAPAVFDAVAPPLPLLRVLDTNCNRAREALRVLEDFCRFVRNDPSSTEEVKTLRHDFARWEQRLPLSLRLSARDTPADVGTTLTAAGEYQRASLEHVCQINLKRLQEALRSLEEYGKLLDPSWAKHAEQFRYRTYHLEGRLLHSSRRQQLLAQARLYWLFTPSAAGERWEWRLEQALSGGVQVVQLREKHLADRACLQLAQALRRRCHQARVLFLVNDRPDLALWSEADGVHLGQDDLPIAQARHLLGREALIGVSTHTIEQVHQAWQQGADYIGIGPVFPSQTKAFDHFPGLEFVRQATAVSVRPAFALGGITPENLLHVLAAGARRIAVSACLSQASDPASIAAQLRALLDSYALPGVNSVDSSGPAPVPAP, encoded by the coding sequence ATGGAGTACTTGCTCAGCCCCGGCGCCGAACGGGCTATGACCGCTGCCCAAAGCTGGGCGGCACGCCTCGGTTCGGAAATTGTACAGCTTACCCACTTTATCTTAGCCCTGCTCGACGAAGAGGAAGGGCGGGTTGCCCAATTGCTTCACCGCCTTGGCCTGTCCCCCGATCGGCTGCGGGAACAACTCCTCGCTCTGCCCCCCGCTCCCCCCGTTCCCTCCCCGGAAACCTTGCTGGCCCTGGCACGGGACTGGTCCCTCTCTTGCCGACAAGACCCCCAAGTGCTGACCGATGCCCTATTGCTGGCGGTGCTCCAAATGGACCCTCAATACGCCGCTGCCGTTGCCCCCTTGGGCCTGGATTTGCCTCGTCTCCAGGCCGCTGTGCTCCCCGCTTCCCCTGCCCCGGAATCCGCCGCGGAATCCACCCCATACCCTCTCTCGCAGGCTTGGCCGTCGCCGCTGCCCCCGCCACCCTCCGAGACTTCCCCTCGTGCTACGACGACCAGCCCGACAGCAGAATCGGCCCCGCCGCCTGCCCCCCAACTCACCCTGGAACCAATCCAAAATGCGCCTTCGTATCCCCCGCCGGATGCGTCCTCGGTTTCCTCAACCTCTGTCCTGATCTCTCCAGCTTCTGCCGCGCCCGCCGTGTTCGACGCCGTTGCTCCACCCTTGCCCTTGCTGCGGGTGCTGGATACCAACTGCAACCGGGCACGCGAAGCCCTGCGGGTCCTGGAGGACTTTTGCCGCTTTGTCCGTAACGATCCCTCTTCAACCGAAGAGGTCAAAACGCTGCGGCACGACTTCGCCCGCTGGGAACAGCGACTGCCCCTGTCGCTTCGCCTTTCCGCCCGCGATACCCCCGCGGATGTCGGAACGACTCTCACCGCTGCTGGCGAATATCAGCGCGCGTCCTTAGAACATGTCTGCCAAATCAATCTGAAGCGCTTGCAGGAAGCGCTGCGCAGCCTGGAAGAGTACGGCAAGCTCCTTGATCCCTCCTGGGCGAAACACGCCGAGCAATTCCGCTACCGCACCTATCACTTGGAAGGGCGCTTGCTCCATTCTTCCCGGCGGCAGCAACTCTTGGCTCAAGCCCGCCTCTACTGGCTCTTCACCCCTTCGGCGGCAGGAGAACGTTGGGAATGGCGGCTGGAACAGGCCTTAAGCGGCGGAGTGCAGGTCGTCCAATTACGGGAAAAACACCTGGCTGATCGAGCTTGCCTGCAACTGGCCCAAGCTCTGCGGCGGCGTTGCCACCAGGCCCGCGTATTGTTCCTCGTCAACGATCGACCGGACCTGGCTTTGTGGTCGGAAGCCGATGGCGTCCATTTGGGGCAGGACGATCTGCCAATCGCTCAGGCCCGCCATCTGTTGGGCAGGGAAGCTCTCATCGGGGTCAGTACCCACACGATCGAGCAGGTCCATCAAGCGTGGCAACAAGGGGCGGACTACATCGGCATCGGTCCGGTATTTCCGTCACAAACTAAGGCATTCGATCATTTCCCCGGCCTGGAGTTTGTGCGGCAAGCGACGGCGGTGTCGGTGCGTCCGGCCTTCGCGTTAGGAGGGATCACACCGGAGAATCTCCTCCACGTGCTGGCCGCGGGTGCCCGCCGCATTGCGGTCTCGGCTTGCCTGTCTCAGGCCAGCGATCCCGCTTCCATCGCCGCCCAACTCCGCGCCCTCCTCGACTCCTATGCGCTACCAGGTGTCAATTCCGTGGACTCAAGTGGGCCCGCCCCCGTCCCGGCGCCTTAA
- a CDS encoding DUF1501 domain-containing protein: MLVIPGAAAKSDCDGITRRDLLRIGGSGVLGITLPQIFALQKASAAKATATNPALAGGGRGFGKAQSVIFIYLQGGPSHLDLWDPKDNVPEKVKSVFKHQQTVLPGVYVTELLPRIAKILDKTTLIRTMSYTPVGLFNHTAAIYQMHTGYTTDKVSPSGQLEPPSPKDFPTLGSNIIKFKPPTVPMLPFVMMPRPLQESNVVGKGGTAGFLGKAYDPYLLYPPGDDMDMNKMDRIRVDDLKLREELTPLRMQRRATLRETIIKGMPQLEEAVSKYDLDEYYGKALSLIVSGRAKKAFDLASEPAAVRERYGKNTFGQCCLLARRLVEAGTRFVEVIWPKVANSDRHSWDVHVGLSQRMKNESAPMLDAGVSALIEDLDQRGLLSETLVVVVGEFGRSPQRGVSTSGNQNADDGRDHWPYCYTALIAGAGVKRGYVHGKSDKTASAPVENPVHPTELLATIYHSVGIKPDTIVYNHLNQPRELVKGEVVTGVLA, encoded by the coding sequence ATGTTGGTGATTCCGGGTGCAGCAGCAAAGAGTGATTGTGATGGCATCACCCGCCGGGATTTGCTGCGGATCGGCGGCTCCGGGGTGTTGGGGATCACCCTGCCGCAGATTTTCGCTTTGCAGAAGGCGAGTGCGGCCAAGGCAACCGCGACGAATCCGGCATTGGCCGGCGGAGGGCGGGGATTCGGCAAGGCGCAATCGGTGATCTTCATTTATCTGCAAGGCGGACCCAGCCATTTGGATTTGTGGGACCCGAAGGATAACGTGCCGGAGAAGGTCAAGAGCGTTTTCAAGCATCAGCAGACGGTGCTGCCCGGCGTGTATGTCACGGAGTTGTTGCCGCGGATCGCCAAGATTTTGGACAAGACGACGCTGATTCGGACGATGAGCTATACGCCGGTGGGCTTGTTCAATCACACGGCAGCGATTTATCAGATGCACACGGGTTATACGACGGACAAGGTTAGCCCGTCGGGGCAATTGGAGCCGCCGAGTCCGAAGGACTTCCCGACGTTGGGGTCGAACATCATCAAGTTCAAGCCACCCACGGTGCCGATGCTGCCGTTCGTCATGATGCCGCGCCCGCTTCAGGAATCCAACGTGGTGGGCAAAGGCGGGACGGCGGGATTCCTCGGCAAGGCTTATGATCCGTATCTGCTCTATCCTCCCGGCGACGATATGGACATGAACAAGATGGACCGCATCCGGGTGGATGATTTGAAGCTGCGGGAAGAGCTGACGCCGCTGCGGATGCAGCGTCGGGCGACCCTGCGGGAGACCATCATCAAGGGAATGCCGCAGTTAGAGGAGGCGGTTTCCAAGTATGATTTGGACGAGTATTACGGTAAGGCGTTGAGCTTGATTGTCAGCGGTCGTGCCAAGAAGGCGTTCGATCTGGCCTCGGAGCCGGCAGCGGTGCGGGAGCGGTACGGGAAGAACACCTTCGGCCAGTGCTGCCTGCTGGCCCGGCGCCTGGTGGAAGCCGGCACTCGCTTCGTCGAGGTCATTTGGCCCAAAGTCGCCAACAGCGACCGGCACTCTTGGGACGTGCATGTGGGCTTGTCCCAGCGGATGAAGAACGAGTCAGCACCGATGCTGGACGCGGGAGTCTCCGCCTTGATCGAGGACCTGGATCAACGCGGCCTGTTGAGCGAAACCCTGGTGGTGGTCGTGGGAGAGTTTGGCCGCAGCCCGCAGCGTGGCGTGAGCACCTCTGGCAATCAGAACGCCGACGACGGGCGGGACCACTGGCCGTATTGCTACACCGCCCTGATCGCCGGAGCCGGAGTCAAGCGCGGCTATGTCCACGGCAAGAGCGACAAGACTGCCAGCGCCCCGGTCGAAAATCCCGTTCATCCCACCGAGCTGTTGGCCACGATCTATCACTCCGTCGGCATCAAGCCGGACACCATCGTTTACAACCACCTCAATCAGCCCCGCGAGTTGGTCAAAGGGGAAGTGGTGACGGGCGTGCTGGCCTGA
- a CDS encoding PVC-type heme-binding CxxCH protein produces MRALPPIVVLIGAVCAVLGYAHPGTGGNQTEGEGRSSKAASAPKAEWPRVLDERLEIRRVIAAPEIVHPIAIDCDAQGHLLVIESHTHFRPSNYRGPQFDRVRRLQDTNGDGQIDRITTFFEGTTATMDLAVHPDGSVYVATRNEILRLRDRDGDGQADEKVRLVFLDTPGNYPHNGLCGLCFDAQGDLYFGLGENLGEPYTLRGADGLTLKGGGEGGNIYHCTAEGKNLRRVATGFWNPFGIGRDVFDRLLVVDNDPDASPPCRLLHLVEGGDYGYQFCYGRSGRHPFQAWNGELPGTLPYISGTGESPCEVLFYDSDGLPEEYRGTWLVPIWAEHRLECYLLQRRGASFSAERRVLVQGGNNFFPAGLTIAPDGSVYLSDWGSRSYELHGQGAIWHIRRKGASAPIRPARPEHAILSKDRRTREQAARQLRQTPEGHRLLRQQLQAEDVHVQATALTALCQAGEGADLLVPLVHNPSENLRELAMRRLLKLSPPLPADKWAEVLEEQPPAVLALAIADPQVPVSLDMLRSWVGGPDPFLRHAAILRLAREERLRKEWHQLKPRLPEERVALLLADRASTAADRLQRLPEYLRDRDPQVQFLAVKWVSDEKLIAYRSHILELIPYSSMDSRSYRGEEVNLRLFTALHTALARLDGKAVDEKALADAFFQSVKNSATPPNLRRAALQALPASYKPLTTQQLLPWLSEPDERWQIEVLRLLKERGDKQAIKAVYALAADPRQSPSVRCQAILTLSALTTQSKYFLSLVGDSRPEVAQEALRALTGARLSAEERQQLQKLAQEKLELEPFVRRVLGEKDLSERRRPAPQDIDGWMRFWRLGPGDPQAGRRVFESPRLAGCFKCHRVEGRGNTIGPDLSLIGRVEPRALWEALLQPSAVVAPRYQTWQLITADERTRLGVLAGTHYDQVEFIDENGQRYMLRSTDIVSMRAVPQSIMPEGLLDLLTDQEIRDLMAYLMSRQ; encoded by the coding sequence ATGCGTGCACTACCGCCCATCGTCGTACTGATTGGCGCCGTCTGCGCAGTTCTTGGGTACGCACATCCAGGCACCGGCGGAAACCAAACGGAAGGCGAAGGCCGTTCAAGCAAAGCCGCTTCGGCTCCCAAGGCGGAATGGCCGCGGGTGCTCGATGAACGCTTGGAAATCCGGCGGGTGATAGCAGCTCCGGAAATTGTGCATCCCATCGCTATCGACTGCGACGCCCAGGGACACCTGCTGGTCATCGAGAGCCATACGCATTTCCGGCCCAGCAACTACCGCGGACCGCAATTCGATCGGGTTCGCCGCTTGCAGGATACCAACGGCGACGGCCAAATCGATCGCATTACCACCTTCTTCGAGGGGACCACGGCCACGATGGACCTGGCCGTACATCCCGACGGTTCGGTTTACGTGGCGACGCGCAACGAAATCCTCCGCCTACGGGATCGCGACGGGGACGGACAAGCCGACGAGAAGGTCCGCCTCGTGTTCCTCGACACGCCCGGAAACTACCCGCATAACGGACTATGCGGCTTGTGCTTCGACGCGCAGGGGGACCTGTACTTCGGCCTGGGGGAGAACCTGGGGGAACCCTACACGCTGCGCGGGGCGGACGGCCTCACTCTCAAAGGCGGCGGCGAAGGGGGCAACATCTATCACTGCACAGCGGAGGGCAAAAACCTGCGCCGCGTGGCCACGGGGTTCTGGAATCCCTTCGGCATCGGCCGCGATGTCTTCGACCGCCTTCTCGTCGTGGATAACGACCCGGATGCTTCCCCGCCCTGCCGACTCCTCCACCTTGTCGAAGGGGGGGATTACGGTTACCAATTTTGCTACGGCCGGAGCGGCCGGCATCCGTTTCAAGCCTGGAACGGCGAGCTGCCTGGCACGCTGCCGTACATCAGCGGTACGGGCGAATCGCCGTGCGAGGTGCTTTTCTACGATTCCGACGGCTTGCCGGAGGAATACCGCGGCACCTGGCTAGTGCCCATTTGGGCCGAGCACCGTCTGGAGTGCTATCTGCTTCAGCGGCGTGGGGCCAGCTTTTCTGCCGAGCGGCGTGTGCTGGTCCAAGGGGGCAACAACTTCTTCCCCGCCGGTCTCACGATCGCACCGGATGGCTCAGTGTACCTGAGCGACTGGGGTTCCCGTAGCTACGAGTTGCACGGGCAAGGGGCGATCTGGCACATCCGCCGCAAGGGCGCCTCCGCTCCCATTCGGCCGGCCCGCCCCGAACACGCCATCCTCAGCAAGGACCGCCGGACACGCGAGCAAGCCGCCCGCCAACTCCGCCAAACCCCCGAAGGACACCGACTCCTGCGACAACAACTCCAGGCGGAGGATGTGCACGTCCAGGCCACCGCACTGACAGCCCTGTGCCAGGCGGGGGAAGGCGCGGACCTTCTCGTGCCGCTCGTCCATAACCCCAGCGAGAACCTGCGGGAACTGGCGATGCGCCGCCTGCTGAAACTGTCACCACCCCTGCCCGCGGACAAATGGGCCGAAGTGCTCGAAGAGCAGCCCCCCGCCGTGCTGGCCCTAGCCATTGCGGACCCTCAGGTTCCCGTGTCCCTGGACATGCTGCGGTCCTGGGTTGGCGGTCCGGACCCCTTCCTGCGCCACGCCGCCATCCTGCGCTTGGCCCGTGAGGAGCGGCTGCGGAAGGAATGGCACCAGTTGAAGCCGCGGCTTCCCGAAGAGCGCGTCGCCTTGTTACTGGCGGACCGGGCCTCGACGGCAGCGGACCGCCTCCAGCGCCTGCCGGAGTATCTCCGCGACCGCGACCCCCAGGTGCAATTCCTGGCCGTCAAATGGGTCAGCGACGAAAAGCTCATCGCCTACCGGTCGCACATTCTAGAGTTGATCCCGTACAGCAGCATGGACAGCCGCTCGTACCGGGGCGAGGAGGTGAACCTGCGCCTATTTACAGCTTTGCACACGGCCCTAGCCCGCCTCGATGGCAAAGCGGTCGATGAAAAGGCCCTCGCGGACGCCTTCTTCCAGAGCGTCAAAAACTCCGCCACACCCCCGAATCTCCGCCGGGCCGCCCTCCAAGCCCTTCCCGCTTCGTACAAACCCCTGACCACCCAGCAATTGCTCCCATGGCTATCCGAACCAGATGAGCGTTGGCAGATCGAAGTGCTCCGCTTGCTCAAGGAACGCGGCGACAAACAAGCCATCAAGGCCGTGTACGCCTTGGCCGCCGACCCGCGACAGAGTCCCTCCGTCCGCTGCCAAGCCATCCTGACTTTATCCGCTCTGACGACCCAGTCCAAGTACTTCCTCAGCCTCGTGGGTGACAGCCGGCCGGAAGTTGCTCAAGAGGCTTTGCGTGCTCTGACGGGTGCCCGGCTAAGTGCCGAGGAACGCCAGCAGCTCCAAAAACTGGCCCAGGAAAAGCTGGAATTGGAACCATTCGTCCGGCGGGTGTTGGGGGAGAAGGATTTATCCGAGCGGCGGCGCCCTGCCCCGCAAGACATAGACGGCTGGATGCGCTTCTGGCGGCTCGGTCCTGGGGACCCGCAAGCGGGCCGGCGCGTCTTCGAGTCGCCCCGACTGGCCGGTTGCTTCAAATGCCACCGGGTCGAAGGCCGCGGCAACACCATCGGGCCGGACTTGAGCCTCATCGGCCGCGTGGAACCGCGCGCGCTTTGGGAAGCGCTCCTCCAGCCCAGTGCCGTGGTCGCTCCGCGCTACCAGACCTGGCAACTCATCACCGCCGATGAACGGACCCGCCTGGGCGTGCTCGCGGGCACCCACTACGACCAGGTCGAATTCATCGACGAAAATGGGCAGCGCTATATGCTCCGCAGCACCGACATCGTCTCCATGCGGGCCGTGCCCCAATCGATCATGCCAGAGGGACTGCTCGACCTGCTCACGGATCAGGAAATCCGCGATCTGATGGCCTACCTGATGTCCCGGCAGTAG